The proteins below are encoded in one region of Berryella intestinalis:
- the caiC gene encoding crotonobetaine/carnitine-CoA ligase: MADIVGNDTLRSLWDRLERDCGDREFLVFQDRWGSERTYTYRAFNREIDRTANLFLSLGVEREERVAVQMRTCPEFIMCLFGLAKIGAVMVPMNEQYLADEVAYALERTGATFAVAEGAFAGIYRDLCDRRAIAPERVLIARRGGDGCEGGVRTCESGPLSACGQSFPGDGACGDVGDGFSDFDCARAAQPAELGEVSPLSSDDVAEIMFTSGTTACPKGVVLTHANMLFSGVYGAWEVALGENDRLLSTMPACHSNFQLAALTPVLAAGATLIVVERYSARRFWSQIRGYRATVTQCVAMMLRTLLLQPVDPAERDHCLRTMLYFLAVSDDEKERFEKRYRVSLANTYGSTESVGWVLTDPPTGQHRWPSVGRPGLGYEVRIVRDDGRPAAAYEVGEIQVLGVRGRTVMRGYFDDPDQTARAFTADGWMRTGDKGYRDDEGWFFFVDRKSNMIKRAGENISASEIERVLAQHPDIDEAAVIGVPDPIRDQAVKAFVKPVAGRFLTEGEVVSFCAERMAAFKVPSFVQIVADFPRTCSMKIEKRLLH, from the coding sequence GTGGCCGACATCGTGGGAAACGATACGCTGAGAAGCCTGTGGGACAGGCTCGAGCGCGACTGCGGCGATCGGGAGTTCCTCGTTTTCCAAGACCGGTGGGGAAGCGAGCGGACCTACACCTACCGCGCCTTCAACCGGGAGATCGACCGCACGGCGAACCTCTTCCTATCGTTGGGCGTCGAGCGCGAAGAGCGGGTCGCCGTGCAGATGCGCACCTGTCCCGAGTTCATCATGTGCCTGTTCGGCTTGGCGAAGATAGGGGCCGTCATGGTCCCGATGAACGAGCAGTACCTGGCCGACGAGGTGGCTTACGCTCTCGAGCGCACGGGTGCGACCTTTGCGGTGGCCGAAGGGGCCTTCGCGGGGATCTACCGCGACCTTTGCGACCGGCGGGCGATCGCTCCCGAAAGGGTGCTCATCGCCCGTCGGGGAGGCGACGGGTGCGAGGGAGGGGTCCGAACCTGCGAAAGCGGTCCGCTCTCCGCTTGCGGCCAGAGCTTCCCGGGTGACGGCGCTTGCGGTGACGTCGGGGATGGTTTTTCCGACTTCGACTGCGCGCGCGCCGCCCAGCCCGCCGAGCTGGGCGAGGTTTCGCCCCTTTCTTCCGACGACGTGGCCGAGATCATGTTCACGTCGGGAACCACGGCCTGTCCGAAAGGGGTTGTGCTCACCCATGCGAACATGCTGTTCAGCGGCGTATACGGGGCGTGGGAGGTGGCTTTAGGGGAAAACGACCGCCTCCTGTCGACCATGCCGGCCTGCCATTCCAACTTCCAGCTGGCCGCGCTTACCCCGGTGCTTGCGGCGGGCGCCACGCTGATCGTGGTCGAGCGCTACAGCGCCCGTAGGTTCTGGAGTCAGATCAGGGGCTATCGGGCTACGGTCACCCAGTGCGTCGCCATGATGCTGCGCACGCTGCTGCTGCAGCCCGTCGATCCCGCCGAGCGCGACCACTGCCTGCGCACGATGCTGTACTTCCTGGCGGTGTCGGACGACGAGAAGGAGCGCTTCGAGAAGCGCTATCGCGTATCGCTTGCGAACACGTACGGATCGACGGAATCGGTGGGATGGGTCCTTACCGACCCACCCACCGGTCAGCACCGCTGGCCCAGCGTCGGTCGTCCCGGCCTGGGTTACGAAGTGCGCATCGTGCGCGATGACGGAAGGCCGGCCGCCGCGTACGAGGTGGGCGAGATCCAGGTGCTGGGCGTGCGGGGCCGCACCGTGATGAGGGGGTACTTCGACGACCCCGATCAGACGGCCCGCGCCTTCACCGCGGATGGATGGATGCGGACCGGGGACAAGGGATATCGGGACGATGAGGGCTGGTTCTTCTTCGTGGACCGCAAGTCCAACATGATCAAGCGCGCGGGAGAGAACATCTCGGCAAGCGAGATCGAACGCGTGCTGGCGCAGCATCCCGACATCGACGAGGCCGCGGTTATCGGAGTGCCCGATCCCATTCGCGACCAAGCGGTCAAGGCGTTCGTGAAGCCGGTTGCGGGGCGCTTCCTCACGGAAGGCGAGGTGGTGTCGTTTTGCGCAGAGCGCATGGCGGCCTTCAAGGTTCCCTCGTTCGTCCAGATCGTCGCCGATTTCCCCCGCACGTGCTCAATGAAGATCGAGAAGAGGCTTTTGCATTAG
- the caiB gene encoding L-carnitine CoA-transferase, which yields MAIPTEKPSYGPLDGVKVVYAAVELACPKAADLLADWGADVIWLENTGAGDTIRDTAYIKQAERRNQRSVALNYFSDEGKKVFFDLVRDADIFMEASKGGTWARKGITDEVLWELNPKMVIVHVSGFGQEGDPKMVKRAAYDLTVMAYSGIIMQNGTEEQPMLPGPYAGDYFNTLMIASSALSALYKAEKSGQGESIDLAMHETLLAIGQYYLVDYLNEGIKWPRPGARNQNLCGIGEFKCKDGFLGVCLYGVDQNKYFLETIGLGHLWGTEAIPEDTSGLWLSNPHADEIQRAFEAFCLENSKYDIERDFAEHRIAAQVVNDMEDLVEEEHLKLRGTWVDWETADGDTFHGLGVFPKFKNNPGRIWRPMPPQGGDTVDVMTKLGYTRERIDELAEAGVVKIGE from the coding sequence ATGGCGATTCCCACCGAGAAACCGTCCTACGGGCCGCTCGACGGCGTGAAGGTGGTGTACGCGGCCGTCGAACTGGCCTGCCCCAAGGCGGCCGACCTGCTGGCCGATTGGGGTGCCGACGTCATCTGGCTGGAGAACACGGGCGCGGGCGACACCATCCGCGACACCGCCTACATCAAGCAGGCGGAGCGCCGCAACCAGCGCTCGGTCGCGCTGAACTACTTCTCCGACGAGGGCAAGAAGGTGTTCTTCGACCTGGTTCGGGACGCCGACATCTTCATGGAGGCCTCGAAGGGCGGGACCTGGGCCCGCAAGGGCATCACTGACGAGGTCCTGTGGGAGCTGAACCCGAAGATGGTCATCGTGCACGTCTCCGGCTTCGGCCAGGAAGGCGACCCGAAGATGGTCAAGCGCGCCGCCTACGATCTGACGGTCATGGCGTATTCCGGCATCATCATGCAGAACGGCACCGAAGAGCAGCCGATGCTTCCCGGGCCGTACGCCGGCGACTACTTCAACACGCTCATGATCGCCTCGTCGGCGCTGTCCGCCCTGTACAAGGCCGAGAAGAGCGGCCAGGGCGAATCCATCGACCTGGCCATGCACGAGACGCTGCTCGCCATCGGCCAGTACTACCTGGTCGATTACCTGAACGAGGGCATCAAGTGGCCCCGTCCCGGCGCGCGCAACCAGAACCTGTGCGGTATCGGCGAGTTCAAGTGCAAAGACGGCTTTTTGGGCGTGTGCCTGTACGGCGTCGACCAGAACAAGTACTTCCTCGAGACCATCGGCCTGGGGCACCTGTGGGGCACCGAGGCCATCCCCGAGGACACGTCGGGCCTGTGGCTGTCCAACCCGCATGCCGACGAGATCCAGCGCGCGTTCGAGGCGTTTTGCCTGGAGAACTCCAAGTACGACATCGAGCGGGACTTCGCCGAGCACCGCATTGCGGCCCAGGTGGTCAACGATATGGAAGACCTCGTGGAAGAAGAGCACCTCAAGCTGCGCGGGACCTGGGTCGATTGGGAGACGGCCGACGGCGACACCTTCCATGGCCTGGGGGTGTTCCCGAAGTTCAAGAACAATCCCGGCCGCATCTGGCGCCCGATGCCCCCGCAGGGCGGAGACACCGTCGACGTGATGACGAAGCTGGGCTACACGCGCGAGCGCATCGACGAGCTGGCCGAGGCCGGCGTGGTCAAGATCGGCGAATAG
- the caiA gene encoding crotonobetainyl-CoA dehydrogenase — protein sequence MDFKLTDEQELIVESYRTYMESENWETYFHECDEKHEYPLRWVKGLCDLGFDQIMLPESHGGLGLEQPCVTLMAVYEVLGRYGAPTYVLYQLPGFETIIREGSEEQIEAVMSTLGSGEQIWNSACTEPGAGSDVGALATTYRRENGKIYLSGTKTFITSSAGVKYLVIMAKNADDPSMFTEFFVDMSKPGVRLSPLTKLGLRMDSCCEVYLDDVELEEKDIFGKEGNGFMRGVSDFNFERWLVGACDYGTAICAFEDAMKHSNTRTAFGKPIGRFQLNQLKITEMCIKLTNMKNMLYEAAWNADNNGGDFDPAAAAMCKYYCANAAFEVTDDAMQIMAGIAVASEHRINRIWRDLRVDRVSGGTDEMMILATSKGASLKYRQ from the coding sequence ATGGATTTCAAACTGACCGACGAGCAAGAGCTGATCGTCGAGAGCTACCGCACCTATATGGAAAGCGAGAACTGGGAAACGTACTTCCACGAGTGCGACGAGAAGCACGAGTACCCGCTTCGCTGGGTGAAGGGCCTGTGCGATCTGGGATTCGACCAGATCATGCTTCCCGAAAGCCACGGCGGTCTGGGGCTCGAACAGCCGTGCGTGACGCTGATGGCCGTGTACGAGGTGCTGGGCCGATACGGCGCGCCCACCTATGTCCTGTACCAGCTTCCCGGCTTCGAGACGATCATCCGCGAGGGCAGCGAGGAGCAGATCGAGGCCGTGATGTCGACGCTGGGCTCGGGCGAGCAGATCTGGAACTCGGCCTGTACCGAGCCGGGCGCGGGCTCCGACGTGGGAGCGCTCGCCACCACGTACCGGCGCGAGAACGGCAAGATATACTTGAGCGGCACCAAGACCTTCATCACTTCGTCGGCGGGTGTGAAGTACCTGGTCATCATGGCGAAAAACGCTGACGATCCCTCGATGTTCACCGAGTTCTTCGTCGATATGTCCAAGCCGGGGGTGAGGCTGTCCCCCCTCACCAAGCTGGGGCTGCGCATGGACAGCTGCTGCGAGGTGTACCTAGACGACGTCGAGCTCGAGGAGAAGGACATCTTCGGGAAAGAGGGCAACGGCTTCATGCGCGGCGTCTCCGACTTCAACTTCGAGCGCTGGCTGGTGGGTGCGTGCGACTACGGCACCGCCATCTGCGCTTTCGAGGACGCCATGAAGCACTCCAACACGCGCACGGCGTTCGGCAAGCCCATCGGCAGGTTCCAGCTGAACCAGCTCAAGATCACCGAGATGTGCATCAAGCTGACGAACATGAAGAACATGCTGTACGAAGCCGCGTGGAACGCCGACAACAACGGGGGAGACTTCGACCCGGCCGCCGCGGCCATGTGCAAGTACTACTGCGCCAACGCCGCGTTCGAGGTGACCGACGACGCCATGCAGATCATGGCCGGCATCGCCGTGGCAAGTGAGCACCGCATCAACCGCATCTGGCGCGACCTGCGCGTCGATCGCGTCTCGGGCGGCACCGACGAGATGATGATCCTCGCCACGTCCAAGGGCGCGTCCCTCAAGTACCGCCAGTAA
- the aes gene encoding acetyl esterase, whose protein sequence is MNKLDVLSLISPQMKAVLAKESELAGDANDTSVGFEAMRANYVAGRAHWVEGGPRMALKADGTVEGPFGPIPVRFYYPTEGRAAASAAGRPESPAIVYVHGGGFVLGNLDTHDRICRILAQKTGVAVVAVDYRLSPESKFPSAVRETAAVASYLHEQGGAHGIDGDALSFAGDSGGAHLSLAATMYLREELGSSEFVKCLLLYYGWFGLADSSSMRLLGGPWDGLTEEDWRFYMQMYADDPSDLQKSPYANLFLNDLTRDMPACYIAAAEFDPLRDDSATLAAICDQYGIPHRYEVFEGVIHAFLHYTKMLDAANEALGNGAAFYRRHLGL, encoded by the coding sequence ATGAACAAACTCGACGTCCTCTCGCTCATAAGCCCGCAGATGAAGGCGGTGCTTGCGAAGGAAAGCGAGCTGGCGGGCGACGCGAACGACACCAGCGTCGGCTTCGAGGCCATGCGCGCGAACTACGTCGCCGGGCGCGCGCACTGGGTCGAGGGAGGGCCGCGCATGGCCCTGAAGGCGGACGGGACCGTGGAAGGGCCCTTCGGCCCGATCCCCGTGCGCTTCTACTATCCCACCGAGGGCCGTGCCGCCGCTTCGGCGGCGGGCCGGCCCGAAAGCCCGGCCATCGTGTACGTCCATGGAGGCGGGTTCGTGCTGGGCAACCTCGACACGCACGACCGCATCTGCCGCATCCTCGCCCAGAAGACCGGGGTCGCGGTGGTCGCGGTGGACTACCGGCTCTCCCCGGAGTCGAAGTTTCCCAGCGCGGTGCGCGAGACCGCGGCCGTCGCGTCGTACCTGCACGAGCAGGGCGGCGCCCACGGGATCGACGGGGACGCGCTTTCGTTCGCGGGGGATTCCGGCGGCGCGCACCTCAGCCTCGCCGCGACGATGTACCTGCGCGAGGAGCTGGGCTCAAGCGAGTTCGTGAAGTGCCTGCTTCTGTACTACGGCTGGTTCGGCCTGGCCGATTCGTCGTCGATGCGCCTTCTGGGCGGGCCGTGGGACGGGCTTACCGAAGAGGACTGGCGGTTCTACATGCAGATGTACGCAGACGATCCGTCCGATCTGCAGAAGAGCCCGTACGCGAACCTGTTCCTCAACGACCTGACCCGCGACATGCCGGCCTGCTACATAGCGGCCGCCGAGTTCGACCCGCTGCGCGACGACAGCGCGACGCTGGCCGCCATATGCGACCAGTACGGCATCCCGCACCGCTACGAGGTGTTCGAAGGGGTTATCCACGCGTTTCTGCACTACACCAAGATGCTCGACGCGGCGAACGAGGCGCTGGGAAACGGCGCCGCGTTCTACCGCCGGCATCTGGGGCTGTAA